In Leptodesmis sichuanensis A121, the following are encoded in one genomic region:
- the hpnA gene encoding hopanoid-associated sugar epimerase, translating into MAETVFVTGGTGFVGANLVRLLLQQGYRVKALVRPHSALDNLQGLNVELVQGHLNDPDLAEAMQGCRYLFHVAAHYSLWQADREQLYQFNVLGTRNVLAASRKAGIERAVYTSSVAAIGVKPGGVADETYQSPVDNLIGYYKQSKYWAEQEAVKAAQTGQDVVIVNPSTPIGPWDIKPTPTGDIVLRFLRRQMPVYLNTGLNFVHVGDVAQGHLLALQKGKTGDRYILGHQNLTLKELLDLLAQITGLPAPRHTIPAWIPFCTAWVDEKVLAPLGKTPSVPMDGVRMAGQLMYYDAAKAVRELGLPQTSILTALRDSVEWFVNKHYVYVKPL; encoded by the coding sequence ATGGCTGAAACAGTATTTGTAACAGGGGGTACGGGATTTGTGGGAGCGAATCTGGTGCGGTTGCTCCTGCAGCAAGGTTATCGGGTAAAAGCTTTAGTCCGTCCTCACAGTGCTCTAGATAACTTGCAGGGGCTGAATGTGGAACTGGTGCAGGGGCACTTGAATGATCCCGATCTGGCGGAGGCGATGCAGGGATGTCGCTATCTGTTCCACGTTGCAGCACACTACTCACTCTGGCAGGCCGATCGCGAGCAGCTCTATCAATTTAATGTGCTGGGAACTCGCAATGTACTGGCTGCGTCCCGAAAGGCAGGGATCGAACGGGCCGTTTACACCAGTTCCGTGGCGGCGATCGGGGTGAAGCCAGGGGGGGTTGCAGATGAAACCTACCAAAGTCCGGTGGACAATCTGATTGGCTACTACAAACAATCCAAATACTGGGCGGAACAGGAAGCTGTCAAAGCGGCTCAGACGGGACAGGATGTGGTGATTGTGAATCCCAGTACGCCGATCGGCCCCTGGGACATTAAACCTACGCCCACCGGAGACATCGTGTTAAGGTTTTTACGTCGTCAAATGCCCGTTTATCTGAACACTGGCCTGAATTTCGTCCATGTGGGGGATGTGGCCCAGGGGCATTTACTGGCATTACAAAAGGGAAAAACAGGCGATCGCTATATTTTGGGCCATCAAAATCTCACGCTTAAGGAACTTCTCGATCTTCTGGCACAGATTACTGGACTCCCTGCTCCTCGGCATACCATTCCTGCCTGGATTCCATTCTGTACTGCCTGGGTAGATGAGAAGGTGCTTGCTCCTCTGGGTAAAACGCCTTCAGTTCCCATGGATGGTGTGCGTATGGCAGGACAATTGATGTACTACGATGCTGCCAAAGCAGTACGGGAACTGGGCCTGCCGCAAACTTCTATTTTGACAGCGTTAAGAGATAGCGTAGAGTGGTTTGTAAACAAACACTACGTATACGTTAAGCCGTTATAG
- the hpnH gene encoding adenosyl-hopene transferase HpnH, which produces MAIHLQQALEIGKYIVTQRLKGRKKYPLTLMLEPLFRCNLACSGCGKIQHPTDILVQNLTPEQCFAAVEECGAPVVAIPGGEPLLHPQIDEIVRGLVTRRKFVYLCTNGLLLEKSLDKFEPSPYFSFSVHLDGLRELHDKCVDRKGVFDTAVKAIKAAKAKGFRVTTNTTIFEGADPKEIQEFFDFVSTLGVDGMMVSPGYSYEWAPDQNHFLKREQTKALFREILAPFKAGQKNWNFNHNPLFLDFLTGEKDYECTPWGMPSYSVLGWQKPCYLLNEGHYATYQELLDNTDWSQYGRASGNPKCADCMVHCGYEPTAAVDAMQPQNLTRSLGSVLSMSR; this is translated from the coding sequence ATGGCAATTCATCTGCAGCAAGCGCTTGAAATTGGTAAATATATCGTTACACAGCGGTTGAAAGGGCGCAAAAAATATCCCCTTACCCTGATGCTGGAACCCCTGTTTCGTTGCAACTTAGCCTGCTCCGGTTGTGGCAAAATTCAGCATCCGACCGACATTCTGGTACAGAATCTGACTCCTGAACAGTGCTTTGCGGCGGTTGAGGAATGTGGTGCTCCCGTGGTGGCAATTCCCGGAGGTGAACCCCTGCTGCATCCTCAGATTGATGAGATTGTGCGAGGTTTAGTGACACGCCGCAAGTTTGTTTACCTGTGTACCAATGGGTTGCTGCTGGAAAAAAGCTTGGATAAGTTTGAGCCTTCCCCTTATTTCAGCTTCAGTGTGCATTTGGATGGCCTGCGGGAACTGCACGACAAATGTGTCGATCGCAAAGGGGTATTTGATACGGCGGTCAAAGCCATTAAAGCCGCGAAAGCGAAAGGGTTTCGCGTCACGACCAACACCACCATTTTTGAAGGCGCAGACCCCAAAGAGATTCAGGAATTTTTTGATTTTGTCAGCACGCTGGGGGTGGATGGCATGATGGTGTCTCCTGGTTATAGCTACGAGTGGGCACCCGACCAAAACCACTTCCTCAAACGAGAGCAAACCAAGGCTCTGTTCCGGGAAATTCTCGCTCCTTTCAAAGCGGGGCAAAAGAACTGGAACTTCAACCACAATCCGTTGTTCCTGGACTTTTTGACGGGGGAGAAAGATTACGAATGTACCCCCTGGGGAATGCCCAGTTACAGCGTCTTAGGGTGGCAAAAACCTTGCTATTTACTGAATGAGGGCCACTATGCCACGTATCAAGAGTTACTGGACAACACCGATTGGAGCCAATACGGGCGGGCCAGTGGCAATCCTAAATGTGCTGATTGCATGGTGCATTGTGGCTATGAACCCACAGCCGCTGTAGATGCAATGCAACCCCAAAACCTGACCCGCTCGCTCGGTTCCGTCTTGAGCATGAGTCGATAA
- a CDS encoding FKBP-type peptidyl-prolyl cis-trans isomerase encodes MKEILISLGVLVACVVLLVVSQIVGNRDTAVAAGLNQPPAVETTDVPQGSPLVAEATTNTPPTRNVEVSENYVTTPSGLKYLDMVEGTGETPQPGQTVTVHYIGTLVDGTKFDSSRDRNRPFEFKLGAGQVIKGWDEGIATMKVGGRRQLVIPPSLGYGSRGIGPIPPNSTLVFDVELLKAS; translated from the coding sequence GTGAAAGAAATTTTGATCAGCTTAGGGGTTCTGGTGGCCTGTGTAGTGCTGCTGGTGGTCAGTCAAATCGTGGGCAACCGGGATACTGCCGTTGCTGCCGGACTGAACCAACCTCCTGCTGTGGAAACAACCGATGTGCCCCAGGGTTCACCTCTGGTTGCTGAAGCAACGACCAATACTCCCCCTACGAGGAACGTTGAAGTGTCAGAAAATTATGTCACCACCCCGTCGGGGTTGAAGTATCTGGATATGGTCGAAGGGACGGGTGAAACTCCCCAGCCCGGACAAACCGTTACCGTGCATTACATCGGCACCCTGGTGGATGGCACCAAGTTTGATAGCTCCCGCGATCGCAATCGTCCCTTTGAGTTCAAGTTGGGCGCGGGACAGGTGATCAAGGGTTGGGATGAAGGCATTGCCACGATGAAGGTTGGTGGTCGGCGGCAATTAGTGATCCCTCCCAGCCTGGGTTATGGCTCTCGCGGCATTGGCCCTATTCCTCCCAACTCCACCCTGGTATTTGACGTGGAACTGCTGAAGGCAAGCTAG
- the petA gene encoding cytochrome f has product MRTRSIQEVLLPGTATLKRTITLAIATLAVLLVSSLAFPQTAAAYPAFAQQAYDNPREATGRIVCANCHLAAKPTQVEVPQSVLPDSVFEAVVKIPYDTNLQQVVYGGAKAPLNVGAVLMLPEGFKLAPEDRIPEEMKEKVKDVYFQPYSEDQENILVVGPLPGEQYQEIVFPILSPDPKADKSIHFGKYQIHVGGNRGRGQVYPTGEKSNNTVFNASAAGTITKIARTDDNGYEVTIQKADGSTITEAIPAGPELLVSEGQQVASGEALTNNPNVGGFGQVDAEIVLQSPNRILGLLAFFGIVILTQIMLVLKKKQVERVQAAEMQF; this is encoded by the coding sequence ATGAGAACACGTTCTATTCAAGAAGTTTTGCTCCCAGGGACGGCTACCCTGAAGCGCACTATAACCCTCGCGATCGCCACCCTGGCAGTGTTGTTAGTGAGCAGCCTCGCTTTTCCCCAAACAGCCGCCGCCTATCCTGCTTTCGCCCAACAGGCTTATGACAATCCCCGTGAAGCAACGGGTCGGATTGTATGTGCCAACTGCCACCTGGCCGCCAAGCCAACTCAGGTAGAAGTTCCCCAATCGGTACTGCCGGACTCTGTCTTTGAGGCGGTTGTTAAGATTCCCTATGACACCAATTTGCAGCAGGTAGTCTATGGCGGGGCCAAAGCACCGCTTAACGTGGGAGCCGTGTTAATGCTTCCCGAAGGCTTTAAGCTGGCACCCGAAGATCGGATTCCCGAAGAAATGAAGGAAAAGGTGAAGGACGTTTACTTCCAGCCTTACAGCGAAGATCAGGAAAACATTCTCGTAGTAGGCCCCCTTCCGGGTGAGCAGTACCAGGAGATTGTATTCCCCATCCTGTCGCCCGATCCTAAGGCAGATAAGTCCATCCACTTTGGCAAGTATCAGATCCATGTGGGCGGCAACCGGGGCCGGGGCCAGGTTTATCCCACGGGTGAAAAGAGCAATAACACGGTCTTCAACGCTTCTGCTGCTGGCACGATCACCAAGATTGCCAGGACAGACGACAACGGCTACGAAGTGACGATTCAAAAAGCTGATGGCAGTACAATCACGGAAGCAATTCCTGCAGGGCCAGAGTTACTGGTTTCCGAAGGACAGCAAGTGGCTTCCGGTGAAGCGTTGACCAATAATCCCAATGTGGGTGGCTTTGGTCAGGTAGATGCGGAGATTGTTCTACAAAGCCCGAACCGCATCCTGGGTCTGCTGGCGTTCTTTGGCATTGTTATCCTGACCCAAATCATGCTGGTGCTCAAGAAGAAACAGGTCGAGCGCGTTCAGGCTGCAGAAATGCAGTTTTAG
- the petC gene encoding cytochrome b6-f complex iron-sulfur subunit: MTQLSGSSDVPDMGRRQFMNLLLVGAGGGAVLGMLYPVVKYFIPPSSGAAGGGVTAKDALGKDVVVSEFLATHNAGDHVLAQGLKGDPTYIIVKEDKSIADFGLNAVCTHLGCVVPWNPNENKFMCPCHGSQYNSEGKVVRGPAPLSLALVHATVEDDKIAFTPWTETDFRTGEDPWWA; this comes from the coding sequence ATGACTCAACTCTCTGGATCCTCCGACGTACCCGATATGGGGCGTCGCCAATTTATGAACCTGTTATTGGTAGGTGCGGGCGGCGGCGCTGTTTTAGGTATGCTCTACCCCGTCGTTAAGTACTTTATTCCCCCATCCAGTGGAGCGGCTGGGGGTGGCGTGACTGCCAAAGATGCACTCGGCAAAGATGTGGTTGTGAGTGAGTTTTTGGCCACTCACAATGCTGGAGATCATGTTCTGGCTCAAGGTTTGAAGGGTGATCCAACCTACATCATCGTGAAAGAAGATAAATCGATCGCCGACTTTGGCCTAAATGCGGTCTGCACCCACCTGGGTTGTGTGGTTCCCTGGAATCCCAACGAAAACAAGTTCATGTGCCCTTGCCACGGCTCTCAGTACAACAGTGAAGGCAAGGTCGTTCGGGGACCTGCTCCGCTGTCTCTGGCGCTGGTTCATGCGACTGTGGAAGATGACAAAATTGCCTTTACTCCCTGGACAGAAACTGATTTCCGCACAGGTGAAGATCCCTGGTGGGCTTAA
- a CDS encoding HAD family hydrolase: protein MSLQALIFDVDGTLADTERDGHRVAFNRAFADAGLGWEWSVERYGQLLEVSGGKERLQRYLQEDQPDFIPPGDVKAWAAEMHRLKTRHYRDLVQQGIMPLRPGVKRLIQEARQAGIRLAIATTSAPDNVLALLETGLGADSPSWFEVIAAGDVVPAKKPAPDIYCYALEAMGLPPEVCVAIEDSHVGLQAAIQAGLTTVITPSSYTQDEDFTRAALVVSHLGEPSKPLQVLAGHTLPSTYFDISCAQSLLAASLSVTGSRIDLQ, encoded by the coding sequence ATGTCCCTGCAAGCACTGATCTTCGACGTAGATGGAACCCTGGCCGACACCGAACGAGACGGTCACCGCGTAGCATTCAATCGAGCCTTTGCAGACGCGGGGCTGGGCTGGGAGTGGTCAGTGGAGCGATACGGGCAACTGCTGGAGGTGTCGGGAGGAAAGGAACGGTTGCAACGGTATTTGCAAGAAGACCAGCCAGATTTTATTCCACCTGGAGACGTGAAAGCCTGGGCGGCTGAGATGCATCGGTTGAAAACTCGGCATTATCGGGATCTGGTGCAGCAGGGAATTATGCCACTGCGTCCCGGTGTGAAACGGCTGATTCAGGAGGCACGGCAGGCTGGCATTCGGTTGGCGATCGCCACCACCAGTGCTCCCGATAATGTACTGGCCCTGCTGGAAACGGGATTAGGGGCTGACAGTCCCTCCTGGTTCGAGGTGATTGCAGCAGGGGACGTGGTGCCTGCTAAAAAACCTGCTCCTGATATTTATTGCTATGCACTGGAGGCAATGGGTTTACCGCCAGAAGTGTGTGTGGCGATCGAAGACTCCCACGTCGGCCTGCAGGCGGCGATCCAGGCAGGGCTGACGACGGTGATTACCCCCAGCAGCTATACGCAGGACGAGGATTTCACTAGAGCCGCCCTGGTCGTGAGTCATTTGGGAGAACCAAGCAAACCGCTTCAGGTGTTAGCCGGACATACCTTACCCTCAACCTATTTCGATATCTCCTGCGCTCAGTCTTTGCTCGCTGCTTCTCTGTCTGTTACCGGATCCCGAATCGACCTACAATAG
- the aroF gene encoding 3-deoxy-7-phosphoheptulonate synthase gives MLEAKLTTKTHADHRTVVNLSHQVAIGGPAIVVIGGPCTVESLEQMEQVARSLSTVSISALRGGVYKPRTSPYSFQGMGVDGLRILASVRQAYGLPVVTEVMSIGQIDPVATYADMLQVGSRNMQNFELLKALGSVSKPILLKRGLAATIEEFVMAAEYIMAHGNPNVVLCERGIRSFDTYTRNVLDLGAVVALKQLTHLPVIVDPSHAAGKRELVPDLARAAIAAGADGLIIECHPEPEKSVSDARQALSLETMQELVQSVTAIATAVGRSLHQPPVASNQLVAIG, from the coding sequence GTGTTAGAAGCAAAACTGACCACTAAAACCCATGCTGATCACCGTACTGTGGTCAATTTATCCCATCAAGTCGCGATCGGCGGGCCAGCGATCGTCGTCATTGGCGGCCCCTGCACTGTCGAAAGCCTGGAGCAAATGGAGCAGGTCGCGCGATCGCTCTCAACCGTTTCAATTAGCGCTCTTCGGGGAGGTGTGTATAAGCCACGCACCTCCCCTTATAGTTTCCAGGGCATGGGAGTGGATGGCCTACGCATTCTGGCCTCAGTGCGGCAGGCGTATGGTCTGCCTGTGGTCACGGAAGTGATGTCGATCGGCCAAATTGACCCCGTTGCCACCTATGCCGATATGCTGCAAGTCGGCAGCCGCAATATGCAAAACTTCGAGCTATTAAAGGCTCTGGGAAGCGTGAGCAAACCCATTCTCTTAAAGCGGGGATTGGCGGCCACGATCGAAGAATTTGTTATGGCCGCGGAATACATCATGGCGCATGGTAATCCGAATGTGGTGTTGTGCGAGCGAGGCATCCGCAGTTTCGATACCTACACTCGCAATGTCCTGGATCTGGGAGCGGTAGTCGCCCTGAAGCAATTGACCCACTTACCTGTGATTGTCGATCCCAGTCATGCCGCCGGAAAACGAGAACTGGTTCCCGACCTGGCCCGTGCCGCGATCGCCGCTGGAGCCGATGGCCTGATCATTGAATGCCATCCGGAGCCGGAAAAATCGGTTTCTGATGCCCGACAAGCATTATCTCTGGAAACCATGCAGGAGTTGGTGCAAAGTGTAACCGCGATCGCAACAGCAGTAGGGCGATCGCTTCACCAACCCCCTGTAGCTTCCAATCAATTGGTCGCGATCGGATAG
- a CDS encoding squalene/phytoene synthase family protein has translation MQLCKSALEVLEETSRTFYIPISRLPSGLQEAVASGYLCMRAIDEIEDHPSLDNALKAKLLQIISLTLQAGTHEMKASDLSTALSDYKELLPEVSLRIGEWALLAPDTIAPRIWDATAAMADRMAYWACINWQIKDKADLDRYTFGVAGAVGLLLSDLWAWYDNTQTSRTQAIGFGRGLQAVNILRNHAEDLTRGVDFYPQGWSDEQMHTYARENLRMADEYTAALSLGPALDFCRIPLALAHATLDALSQGEAKLSRSTVMDLVKQLTSTPV, from the coding sequence ATGCAGTTATGCAAAAGTGCTTTAGAGGTTTTGGAAGAGACCAGTCGGACGTTTTATATTCCTATTAGTCGCTTACCATCTGGGTTGCAGGAAGCCGTTGCTTCTGGCTATTTGTGTATGCGGGCGATCGATGAAATTGAAGATCATCCCTCTCTTGACAATGCCTTGAAAGCAAAACTACTGCAGATCATTAGCCTCACCTTACAGGCTGGCACCCATGAAATGAAGGCGAGTGATCTGTCCACTGCATTGAGCGATTACAAGGAGTTGCTACCAGAAGTTTCCCTACGCATTGGGGAATGGGCCTTATTAGCCCCGGACACGATCGCACCCCGCATTTGGGATGCCACCGCCGCTATGGCCGATCGCATGGCCTATTGGGCCTGCATCAACTGGCAGATTAAAGATAAAGCTGACCTCGATCGCTATACATTTGGCGTGGCTGGGGCAGTCGGTCTGCTGTTATCCGACCTGTGGGCCTGGTATGACAACACCCAAACCAGCCGTACCCAGGCGATCGGCTTTGGCCGGGGTTTGCAAGCTGTCAATATCTTACGGAACCATGCTGAAGATCTAACTCGTGGAGTGGATTTCTATCCTCAAGGGTGGAGCGATGAGCAAATGCACACTTATGCCCGTGAGAACTTGCGGATGGCCGATGAATATACTGCGGCTCTGAGCCTCGGCCCTGCATTGGACTTCTGCCGAATTCCTTTAGCCCTTGCCCATGCCACACTGGATGCCCTCTCTCAGGGTGAAGCAAAACTAAGCCGTAGTACGGTGATGGATCTGGTCAAGCAATTAACCAGCACTCCTGTTTAA